From Bradyrhizobium erythrophlei:
TTCGCCCGGAATCCCCGAGATGTCTTCGAAACGCACGCGGTAGAAAATATCCTGCCCCGGCGGAAGGCCTTCGAGCAGGATCTTTGACGTGAAGTCACGATCCGGCAGCGCGTCCGCGGACGCCGCGCCGAGGATGGTGTCAAAACGTTCGCGCGTCGAATATTCGACCCGCATGCGCGCGGGCCGGTCGGCTCTCGCCCACACCATGGCGGAATTGGTCGACACGTCGCCCGACTGCAGCCCGCAGGTGATCCGCGGACGGTCCGCAGCGCGGCTGAGATAGGGCTTTGCAAGACTTCCAAGTCCTGCCAGCGCCAGCGTCGAGGCCGAGCGGACCAGCAGATGCCGCCGGGTCAGTCCCCGTTTGCCGCGTATCGCAATCGCCATGAAAAGCACCCTCGTCGAATCGCGACGAAGGGTGCCTGTCGAGTTTGACTCCCGGCCGAAGGTTTTGCGACGGGTGTGTGACTCCCGAAGATGGGTTGAACGGCTACGTGGTTACGATTTCCACGCTTTCGGGATCAGCGCTTCCAGTTACAGATGCCGCCGGACCTGCAGGGCCAGACCTGAACCCGCGTATCGAACGCTTGGGCATCGAGCAGATTGCCGTGGCGATAGGCGAGTTTCGTGCGCGCCGCGCCGCGCGGCTTCCCGGCTTGCAGGCGTGGTTTCTCGACGCGCACCCTGGGCTCCTCGACCCGCACCCACGGCTCCTCGACGGGCAAATGGGCAATGCGCGGGCTTTGCATGTGGAGCCTGGGCTCGGCGGTCGGCTCCGCACCTACCTGCGGGCCCTCGCTGTCGCGATCGCCGCTCGCCTCCACCGGAAGCGGCTCGAATTCGGCCGTAGGACCGAGCTTATTCGGCGACAGCACTGCCCTGGAAAGGTCGAGGCCGAGGAACTGGTCGGGACGATACTCGTCAGCGATCGACACCCCGCTCCATCCCAGAAGCAGGGCGACGGCGACGAACAGATTTTTCAGGACCACTCGAAGCCTCCCGAAATCCAAAAACTGCAGCAAGACCCTGATGTAGGAAACAAACGCGCGCAATTCCACACGATGTCGCGGGAAAGGTTACTGTCTGCCGGGGCTGCAGATTGCAATTTTCACGATTTTGTTCCGGAAGTGGGAACATATGCCGTTCGGCGCTGACGTTTCGAGTGGCGGTAGCGACGCGCGATCCGATCGTCGGCCCGGCAGAACCTTGATCCCCGTCAATCCGCGGCGGCGAAGATCGGATATCCAAAACGAAAGACTCCCGATAAAGCCCACGCTTGATCAGGCGAAGGCCTCGATCAGGCGAAGGTCCCGTTGCGGCCGTCGATATCGGCAAGCCAAGTCGGCTCGCTGTCACCATCGCCCCCTCCCAAAACGACGCCTTAGAATAGATATTTAAAACATCACTTATTGACACTTTGGCATCATTAGTTACGATGCAGCAGTGATGTTTGATGGGGATTCGGGTCCCGGGGCAGACTCATGTTCACAGCGGCACAATTGCGAGCGGCCAGGGTGCTTCTCGGCATCGATCAGCGCCGGCTCGCCGAGATGTCCGGGCTTTCCGTGCCGACCATTCAGCGCATGGAGGCCTCCGAGACCATGGTGCGCGGCAACGTCGATTCGCTGGTCAAATTGATCGCGGCGTTCGACGCCGCCGGGATCGAGATGATCGACGAAGGCGCCGCCAGCACCGCACAGGGGCGCGGGGTGCGCCTGCGGGTCGCCTCGGGTGCGGCCAAATCCGTTCCGGGCGATCGCTCATGATATCGACGGTGGCTTTACAACTGTCCTGTGCCGCAACCCTGCTGGCCACCGCCATTCTCGCGATCATGCTCAGCCGCAGCGAGCGCGCCACCACCATCATCTACGGCGCCACGCTCGTCGTCAGCCTGGTCGCCTTGTTCGGCGCGATGCGGGCATTGCTCGGCAATGCCGCTGACGGCTCCGATATCACCTTGCCGGTCGGATTGCCGTGGCTCGGCGCGCATTTCCGGCTCGATGCGCTGGCCGCGTTCTTTCTCGTCGTCGTCAATCTCGGCGGCGCTGCGGCAAGCCTGTATGGCCTCGGCTACGGCCATCACGATCCCTCCCCGCATCGCGTGTTGCCGTTCTTCCCGGCCTTTCTGGCCGGCATGAATCTCGTGGTGCTGGCGGACGACGCGTTTTCCTATCTGCTGTGCTGGGAATTCATGTCGCTCGCGTCCTGGGCGCTGGTGATGGCGCACCACCGCGAACCCGGCAACGCGAAGGCCGGCTACGTCTATCTGGTGATGGCGAGCTTCGGCACGCTCGCGCTGCTGCTGGCATTCGGCCTTTTGGCAGGACCGGCCGGCGATTACGGTTTCGCCGCGATCCGCGCGGCGCCGCACACGCCCTATGTCGCAGCGCTGGTGCTGATTCTGATGCTGCTCGGCGCCGGCTCGAAGGCCGGCCTGGTGCCGCTGCATGTCTGGCTGCCGCTCGCCCATCCGGCGGCGCCCAGCCATGTCTCCGCGCTGATGAGCGGCGTCATGACCAAGGTCGCGATCTACGGCTTCATACGTGTCGTATTCGATCTCTTGGGACCACCGACCTGGTCGGCGAGCGTGATCGTATTGTTCCTCGGCAGCATCACCGCGGTCATGGGCATCCTCTACGCGATGATGGAGAACGACCTCAAGCGGCTGCTCGCCTACTCCACGATCGAGAATGTCGGCATCATCTTCGTCAGTCTCGGTCTGGCGCTGGGCTTCCAGGCCAACGGCATGAAGCTCGCGGCGGCGCTGGCTTTCACCGCGGCGCTGCTTCACGTGCTCAACCACTCCTTTTTCAAGAGCCTGTTGTTCTTCGGCGCCGGCGCGGTCCTGACCACGACGGGCGAGCGCGACATGGACAGGCTCGGCGGCCTGATTCACCGCCTGCCCTACACCAGCGTCGCCGTTCTCGCCGGCTGCGTCGCCATCTCGGCGCTGCCGCCGTTCAACGGCTTCGTGTCGGAATGGCTGATGTTCCAGGCTGTGCTGCAAAGCCCGGACCTGCCGCAATGGGCGCTGAAGATCATGGTGCCGGCGGTCGGCGCGATGCTGGCGCTGGCGGCAGCGCTGGTGGCGGCAACTTTCGTCAAGGCCTATGGCGTGGCGTTTCTCGGCCGGCCGCGCAGCGTCGCGGCGGAAACCGCCAAAGAAGTCGACCGATACTCGCTGACGGCGATGTTCATCCTCGCCGCGCTGTGTCTGCTGGCCGGCATCCTGCCGGGAGTGGTGATCGACGCGCTGTCGCCGATCTCGCTCGAGATCCTCGGTGGCCGGATGCCGATCCAGGCCGACGAGGCCTGGCTGTCGATCGCGCCGATCGCCGAGAGCCGCAGTTCCTATAACGGACTGTTGGTGATGCTGTTCATCGCGATCTCCGCTTCGCTCGCGGTGTTCTTCATCCATCGTTTCGCCTCGCACGCGCTGCGGCGCGGACCGGCCTGGGGTTGCGGCTTTTCGGATTCCGCGCCCGAGGCGCAGTATGGCGGCGCAAGCTTCGCCCAGCCGATCCGCCGCGTGTTCGGCACCATGGCGTTCCACGCCCGCGATCACGTCGAGATGCCGGCCCCCGGCGATACCCGGCCGGCGCGGTTTCGGATCGAACTGCACGATCTGATCTGGGAGGGCATGTATGCGCCGATCGCGGGCGCGGTCGGCGTTTCCTCGGAATGGCTCAATCAGCTGCAGTTCCTAACCATCCGCCGCTATCTCAGCCTGGTCTTCGCCACCCTCGTCACGCTGCTGCTGGTGCTCGCGATATGGTCGTAATCTCCGACATATTGGTGCAGGGCGCCCAGATGCTGCTGGTGCTGCTGCTCGCGCCGCTGTTGACCGGCTTCGTGCGCAAGGTCAAGGCGCGGCTGGTGCGGCGCCAGGGCGCCTCAGTGTTCCAGCCCTATCGCGATCTGTTGCGGCTCTTGCGCAAGGAAGTGGTGCTCGCCGACAACGCCTCATGGCTGTTCCGGGTGACGCCCTACGTCACTTTCGCGGCGATCTGGGTGGCCGCGGCTTTGGTGCCGACCTTTGCCACCGGCCTGTTGTTCAACTGGACCGCGGACCTGATCGCCATCGTGGCGCTGCTCGGCAGCGCGCGATTCTTCCTGGCGCTCGCCGGCATGGACGTCGGCACCAGCTTCGGCGGCATCGGCTCCAGCCGCGAGGTCATGATTGCAGCCCTTGCGGAGCCAGCGATGCTGCTGATCGTGTTCTGCATGGCGCTGGTCGCAGGCTCGACGCAACTCTCAACGGTCGCGAATTTACTGGCCTCGTCCTATGTCGGATTGCGCGTGTCGCTGGGGATGGCGCTGGTCGCGCTCGTGATGGTAGCGCTGGCCGAGAACGCGCGCATTCCGGTCGACAATCCCGCAACCCATCTCGAACTCACCATGGTGCATGAGGCGATGGTGCTGGAATATTCCGGGCGCCATCTCGCGATGATCGAATTCGGCGCCTTCCTCAAGCTGCTGCTTTACATCTCGCTGATCGCCTGCGTGTTCCTGCCCTGGAAGATTGCCGTGTTCGGCACCGGGCCGCTGGCCTATATGGTCGGCGGCGTCGCCTACATCATCAAACTCGCGGTCGCGGGCTTCCTGCTGGCGCTGTTCGAGACTGCGACGGCGAAGATGCGGGTGTTTCGCGTACCGCAATTCCTGGGCGCGGCGCTAATGCTCGGCCTGCTCGGAACGCTGCTGCTCTTCGTGTCGAGGAGTTTCTGATGCAGATGCACAGCCTCTCCTTCGACATATCGCACACGCTGGCAGGCAGTCTCGTCTTGATCAGCTTCCTGATGCTGTACCAGGACCGGCTCTATTCGCTGCTCAACGTGTTCGCGCTGCACGCGCTGGTGCTCGCGCTTTCCGTCGCCTGGCAAGCCTTCATCCAGGATGCGCCGCATCTTTACGTCACCGCCGCCATCGCGCTGGTGTTCAAGGCGATCGTGATCCCGGTGGCGCTGCACCGCATCGTCAAGCAGCTCGGGATTCACCGCGACATCGAATCCGCGGTCGGGATCGGCCCGACCATGCTGGCCGGCATGGGGCTGGTCGCGCTGTCGATGGTGCTGATGCTGCGGGTCACCGCGGAAGCCGATCCGCTGGCGCGCGAGGACCTCGCCTTCGCGCTGTCCGTCGTGCTGCTCGGACTTCTGGTCATGGTGACGCGCCGCAACGCCGTCAGCCAGGTCGTCGGCTTCATGTCGCTGGAAAACGGGCTGGTGCTGGCGGCGACCGGCGCCAAGGGCATGCCGCTGGTGGTCGAGATCAGCGTTGCCTTCTCGATCCTGATCGCCTTCATCGTGATCGGCATCTTCCTGTTCCGGATCCGCGAACGTTTCGATTCCGTCGACGTCTCCGCCCTCGACGACTACCGGGGCGAACACCGATGAGCATCTCTTCGTACGATCCCGTCGCGGCGGTGCTGCTGATCCCGATTGGCGCGGCGGCGTTATTGGCCGCGCTGCCGGGCTATCGCCTCACGGCGCGGCTGAACGTCGTGGCGAGTCTCGCGACATTCCTGTCGGCGCTGTCGCTATTCGCAATCGATCGTCCGCCGCCGGGTCCTTACGTACTGATCGACGACCTCAACATCGTCTTCATCGTGCTCAACACCTTCGTCGGCTTCACCACTTCGATCTTCAGTGCGAGCTATATCGCCCATGAACTCGAAAGCGGGCGGCTGACGCCGGTATATCTGCGTTTCTACCACGCGATGTACCAGACCATGATGTTCGGCATGAATCTGGCGTTCGTGTCGAACAATATCGGCCTGATGTGGGTGGCGGTGGAAATCGCGACGCTGACCACGGTGCTGATGGTCGGCATCTACCGCACCCATGCGGCACTGGAAGCGGCGTGGAAATATTTCATTCTCGGCAGCGTCGGCATTGCCTTCGCGCTGTTCGGCACCATCCTGGTCTATATGGCGGCGCGGCCGGTGGTCGGCGAAGGCCAGGACGGCATGATCTGGACACTCCTGATCCAGCATGCGGCGAAGTTCGACCCTGCTTTGCTCAACGTCGCCTTCATCTTCCTGTTTCTCGGCTACGGTACCAAGGTCGGGCTGGCGCCGCTGCACGCCTGGCTGCCCGACGCGCATGCCGAAGGCCCGACCCCGATATCGGCGGTGCTGTCCGGCTTGTTGCTGAACGTCGCGCTCTACGCGCTTCTGCGCTTCAAGATCCTGCTCGCCGCCGCTCCTGACGCGATCGCGCCCGGCCCGCTGATGGTGACGATGGGGCTGGTCTCGCTGGTGTTCGCGGCCTTCATGCTGTACCGCCGCCGCGACATCAAACGCCTGTTCGCCTATTCCTCGATCGAGCACATGGGCATCATCGTGTTCGCGTTCGGCATGGGCGGCCCGCTCGCCAATTTCGCAGGCCTTCTGCACATGGTGATGCACAGCCTGACCAAGTCGGCGATCTTCTATGCGGTCGGCCATATCTCGCAGATCAAGGGCACGCAGCGGATCCACCGGATCCGCGGCCTGACGGTAACGCACCCCGCGCTCGGCTGGGGGCTGGTGGTCGGCGTGGTCGCGATCGCAGGCCTGCCGCCGCTCGGCATCTTCATGAGCGAGTTCCTGGTCGTGAGTTCGACCTTCGCGCGCCAGCCCCTGCTCGCCATCGTCCTGGTGTTCGGCCTGCTGCTCGCGTTCGGCGCGCTGACGTTGCGCCTGACCACCGTTGCCTTCGGCAGACCGCGCGGCAGCACGGCTTCGGCGCAAGCGTCCTATGTGCCGATGTTCGCGCATCTCGCCTTGGTTCTATGCGCGGGGATCTATCTTCCCGCGCCGCTCGTCGCCTGGTTCCAGCATGTGGCCCGCCTCCTCGGATAGGATGAACAGGATATGCCGTCGCTGATCGATCGCATTCTGGAAGGCCGCGCAATCCGGCACCGCAACCCCTGGCCGCGCGCCGAGGTCGGTGCGCATCTCTGGAGATTTGCGATCAACGAACTGGCGCAGGGACGTCTCGGCTTGCTTGGCCTGTGGGGCGAACCTTCGACGGTGCATATGGCGATCATGGATGGCGACACGGCGGAAATCGCGGTTCTCAGCCTGGACTGCCCCGATGGCGTTTATCCCTCCGTCGGCGCACTTCACCCGCCGGCGCTTCGCCTGGAGCGCACCGCCCAGGATCTGTTCGGCCTGGTCGCACAAGGCCTGCCCGACACCCGCCCCTGGCTTGATCACAATCAGTGGGGCGTGCGCTTTCCGCTTGGAGAACGTACCGACGCATTGCCGAACCCATCGCCCTATCGCTTCCTGCCGGTCGAGGGAGACGGCGTGCACCAGATCGCCGTCGGTCCGGTGCATGCCGGCATCATCGAGCCCGGACATTTCCGCTTCACCGCGAGCGGCGAGACCGTGGTGCGGCTGGAACAGCGGCTGGGATATGTTCACAAGGGCATCGAGGGGCTGATGACCGGCGCCACTCTCGATCGCGGGGTCCAGCTTGCGGGGCGCGTCTCCGGCGACAGCACGGTTGCCTATGCTTACGCGTTTTCAAAGGCCGCCGAGGCGGCGCTCGGGCTTGCCGTGCCCGAGCGCGCCGTCTGGCTGCGCGCGCTACTGGCCGAACTGGAGCGGCTTGCCAACCATCTCGGCGACATCGGCGCCATCTGCAACGATGCCTCGTTCGCGCTGATGCACGCCCATACCAGCGTGCTGCGCGAGAGCGTGCTGCGCGCGGCCGATACCGCCTTCGGCCATCGCCTGATGCAGGACATCATCGTGCCCGGCGGCGTCACAAACGATATCAACGATGCCGGTCGCGAGGCGATCCACGCCGCAGCGGACAACATCCGCCTGCACTTTCCGGCGCTGGTCGAACTCTACGACAACACCGCCTCGCTGCAGGATCGCACCGTCGATACCGGCCTGCTCAAGCCGGCGCTGGCCAGGCAATATGCCGCCGGCGGCTATGTCGGCCGCGCCTCGGGGCGATCCTTCGACGCGCGCCGGACGCTTGCCTATCCGCCCTATGACAGCCTGCGCTTCGAGGTGCCGGTGCTGAGCGAGGGCGACGTCAACGCGCGGGTCTGGATCCGGGTGCGCGAAGTCGAGCAAAGCCTGGCGCTGATCGGCCAGATCCTGGACCGGCTGCCGCAGGGCGAACTGCGCGCGGAAGTAACGCCGCGCCAGGAAGCGCGCGAGGGCATGGCGATCGTCGAAGGCTTCCGCGGCGACGTTCTGGCCTGGCTCCGCCTGCGCGATGGCAAGATCGAACGATGCCATCTGCGCGACCCCTCCTGGTTTCAATGGCCGCTGCTGGAGGCCGCCATCGAAGGCAACATCGTCGCGGACTTTCCGCTCTGCAACAAATCGTTCAACTGTTCGTATTCGGGCCAGGATCTCTGAGATGCGCAAACTGCTGCTTCAAAGCCTGTTTCGCTCGCCCCTCACCGAACCGGCGCCATTGCCGGACGACGCGGCGGTGGCCGAACTCGCAACCGCGCTCGGCCACGCGGCGCGGCGGCGGCTCGGCCGCAGCCTGTCGATCCGCGAGGTCGACGCCGGCTCCTGCAACGGATGCGAGCTTGAGATCCACGCGCTCAACAACGCCTATTACGACGTCGAACGTTTTGGCCTGCGCTTCGTCGCCTCGCCGCGCCATGCCGATGTGCTGATGGTGACCGGGCCCGTGACCAAAAACATGCGCGAAGCGCTGCAGCGCACCTACGACGCCGTCCCGGGCCCCAAATGGGTGGTCGCGGTCGGAGACTGCGCGCGCGACGGCGGCTGCTTCGCCGGCAGCTATGCGGTGGTCGGCGGCGTTTCCGAGGTGATCCCGGTCGACCTGCATATTCCGGGCTGCCCTCCTGCGCCCATGGCGATGCTGCAGGCCTTGCTGGCGCTGCTCGAGCGGGTCGACGCAGCTGCCACATCTTGAAGATCGTTTCGCGGTCGTTCAGCGCGCGCGTTCCAGCGCCCGCGGGGAAGACGGCTTCGGCTTTGTCTTCGTCTTGACCGACGTCTTCGGTTTCGTGACATGCTCGCGCAGCCGCACGCCGCGGCCGCCACTCGTGCTCGCACCACCGGGATTGATCAGCTCGATTCCGGCGCCATCGAGCGCCGCCACCAGCTTCATCAACGAATCGACATTGCCGCGGACGACGCCGTCGCTGGCCTCCATGCGCTGGATGGTCGGCACCGAGAGGCCGGCAAGCTCCGCCATTTGCCGCTGATCGATGTTCAGGAGCGCACGCGCGGCCCTGAGCTGATTGGCGGTGATCATGCAGTCGATTTCTCCGGTTCAGCGCTCGAACGGTCGGTCGCGGACATTGGCGTCCGACATCTTACATGATAAGAGATGTCTGATACATATTATTTAATGCATGGTGGCTGCTGTGCGGCTGTTGGGACGATACCAGGGCAGGAACGGCGAGATCGAGATCGTCGAATGCCTGGAGTCCGGCACCCGCATCTATTTCGAACAGGGCGTGCGGCAGAGCCAGGCGACGCCTGACGGCGAAAGCATCTTCACCTATGTCAGGCTGATGGACGAGTTGTTGTCGCGCGCGGCGAACGTCCTCATCCTGGGATGCGGCGGCGGCAATCTCGCCACCAGGCTGACCCATCTCGGCAAGCAACTGACGATCGTCGACAACAATCCGATCAGCTTCGTGATCGCCCACAAGTTCTTCGCACTGCCCGACGATCTCGCCTGCATCGTCTCCGATTTCCGCAAGTTCGTCTTTGCGGACGAGGCGCGTTACGACGGCATCGCCATTGACATCGGCGGTCCCGGTTTCAACTTCGACGAGGAGTTCGACGTCGAGACCTGCGAGGCGATCCGCGCCCGGCTGGCGCCGGGCGGCCGCATCGTCATGAATGTGACGGTGCCCAACGATATCGATCCGACCGCAGACCGGATCGCGGCGCGGCTCGCCGGCGACACCTTGCGGGTATGGATCATCGATGAGCAGGGCATCGAGGACCGCAATGCGATCCTGGCCTGCCTGCCGGAGCGGCAATTGAATGCGCGTTCAGCACTACAAGAGGTGATGGGCACCACCAGGGAGCGCTGGTCGATCCGGCACGGCAGGCTGCGCTGAAGCGGCCTGGCCTACGGACCGTCCAACGGCTGACAAGCCGTATAGCGCCCCCGCTCAACGGCCATCCTTTCTGGAACAGCAGCCCGGCGCGAACCGGATCAGTGCTTGAACTCGAGGACGATGACTACGCCCGTCAGTTCCGGCTCATGCGGTTTCAGACTGGTCAGAGTGGCGTCGCTCCAGTCGGCAAGACTAACGACTTCACCGGTCTGAGCTTCCATGTCAGGCGTTTCAGTCGGCTCCAGCACCTTGAGACCGGTACCGTCGAGAAAAAACGTGTGGTTCCCGAACAGATTGTTCAATTGGGTCACCGCGGGATGATCATCGGGAAGAACCTCGGCATCGAACTGGCTCAAGGTTTGTTTCACCTGTGCCGAATTTAGTTTCATGGGCTGCTCCTGTTCTTTACGCCAGTCCGCCTGGACGTTTTCCTCCTGGGGTGCCACGGTTTGCGGTACCTGGCACAATTTACTGCCCAGCGGATGATGCTTCTCGACTTCCGCTATCGCCTTGTTGGCGAGAACTGCCTGGTTCCTTACGCCTCGCCGC
This genomic window contains:
- a CDS encoding helix-turn-helix domain-containing protein, whose translation is MFTAAQLRAARVLLGIDQRRLAEMSGLSVPTIQRMEASETMVRGNVDSLVKLIAAFDAAGIEMIDEGAASTAQGRGVRLRVASGAAKSVPGDRS
- the hyfB gene encoding hydrogenase 4 subunit B, whose protein sequence is MISTVALQLSCAATLLATAILAIMLSRSERATTIIYGATLVVSLVALFGAMRALLGNAADGSDITLPVGLPWLGAHFRLDALAAFFLVVVNLGGAAASLYGLGYGHHDPSPHRVLPFFPAFLAGMNLVVLADDAFSYLLCWEFMSLASWALVMAHHREPGNAKAGYVYLVMASFGTLALLLAFGLLAGPAGDYGFAAIRAAPHTPYVAALVLILMLLGAGSKAGLVPLHVWLPLAHPAAPSHVSALMSGVMTKVAIYGFIRVVFDLLGPPTWSASVIVLFLGSITAVMGILYAMMENDLKRLLAYSTIENVGIIFVSLGLALGFQANGMKLAAALAFTAALLHVLNHSFFKSLLFFGAGAVLTTTGERDMDRLGGLIHRLPYTSVAVLAGCVAISALPPFNGFVSEWLMFQAVLQSPDLPQWALKIMVPAVGAMLALAAALVAATFVKAYGVAFLGRPRSVAAETAKEVDRYSLTAMFILAALCLLAGILPGVVIDALSPISLEILGGRMPIQADEAWLSIAPIAESRSSYNGLLVMLFIAISASLAVFFIHRFASHALRRGPAWGCGFSDSAPEAQYGGASFAQPIRRVFGTMAFHARDHVEMPAPGDTRPARFRIELHDLIWEGMYAPIAGAVGVSSEWLNQLQFLTIRRYLSLVFATLVTLLLVLAIWS
- a CDS encoding respiratory chain complex I subunit 1 family protein, translating into MVVISDILVQGAQMLLVLLLAPLLTGFVRKVKARLVRRQGASVFQPYRDLLRLLRKEVVLADNASWLFRVTPYVTFAAIWVAAALVPTFATGLLFNWTADLIAIVALLGSARFFLALAGMDVGTSFGGIGSSREVMIAALAEPAMLLIVFCMALVAGSTQLSTVANLLASSYVGLRVSLGMALVALVMVALAENARIPVDNPATHLELTMVHEAMVLEYSGRHLAMIEFGAFLKLLLYISLIACVFLPWKIAVFGTGPLAYMVGGVAYIIKLAVAGFLLALFETATAKMRVFRVPQFLGAALMLGLLGTLLLFVSRSF
- a CDS encoding hydrogenase-4 component E, whose protein sequence is MHSLSFDISHTLAGSLVLISFLMLYQDRLYSLLNVFALHALVLALSVAWQAFIQDAPHLYVTAAIALVFKAIVIPVALHRIVKQLGIHRDIESAVGIGPTMLAGMGLVALSMVLMLRVTAEADPLAREDLAFALSVVLLGLLVMVTRRNAVSQVVGFMSLENGLVLAATGAKGMPLVVEISVAFSILIAFIVIGIFLFRIRERFDSVDVSALDDYRGEHR
- a CDS encoding hydrogenase 4 subunit F — protein: MSISSYDPVAAVLLIPIGAAALLAALPGYRLTARLNVVASLATFLSALSLFAIDRPPPGPYVLIDDLNIVFIVLNTFVGFTTSIFSASYIAHELESGRLTPVYLRFYHAMYQTMMFGMNLAFVSNNIGLMWVAVEIATLTTVLMVGIYRTHAALEAAWKYFILGSVGIAFALFGTILVYMAARPVVGEGQDGMIWTLLIQHAAKFDPALLNVAFIFLFLGYGTKVGLAPLHAWLPDAHAEGPTPISAVLSGLLLNVALYALLRFKILLAAAPDAIAPGPLMVTMGLVSLVFAAFMLYRRRDIKRLFAYSSIEHMGIIVFAFGMGGPLANFAGLLHMVMHSLTKSAIFYAVGHISQIKGTQRIHRIRGLTVTHPALGWGLVVGVVAIAGLPPLGIFMSEFLVVSSTFARQPLLAIVLVFGLLLAFGALTLRLTTVAFGRPRGSTASAQASYVPMFAHLALVLCAGIYLPAPLVAWFQHVARLLG
- a CDS encoding NADH-quinone oxidoreductase subunit C, with amino-acid sequence MPSLIDRILEGRAIRHRNPWPRAEVGAHLWRFAINELAQGRLGLLGLWGEPSTVHMAIMDGDTAEIAVLSLDCPDGVYPSVGALHPPALRLERTAQDLFGLVAQGLPDTRPWLDHNQWGVRFPLGERTDALPNPSPYRFLPVEGDGVHQIAVGPVHAGIIEPGHFRFTASGETVVRLEQRLGYVHKGIEGLMTGATLDRGVQLAGRVSGDSTVAYAYAFSKAAEAALGLAVPERAVWLRALLAELERLANHLGDIGAICNDASFALMHAHTSVLRESVLRAADTAFGHRLMQDIIVPGGVTNDINDAGREAIHAAADNIRLHFPALVELYDNTASLQDRTVDTGLLKPALARQYAAGGYVGRASGRSFDARRTLAYPPYDSLRFEVPVLSEGDVNARVWIRVREVEQSLALIGQILDRLPQGELRAEVTPRQEAREGMAIVEGFRGDVLAWLRLRDGKIERCHLRDPSWFQWPLLEAAIEGNIVADFPLCNKSFNCSYSGQDL
- a CDS encoding NADH-quinone oxidoreductase subunit B family protein; protein product: MRKLLLQSLFRSPLTEPAPLPDDAAVAELATALGHAARRRLGRSLSIREVDAGSCNGCELEIHALNNAYYDVERFGLRFVASPRHADVLMVTGPVTKNMREALQRTYDAVPGPKWVVAVGDCARDGGCFAGSYAVVGGVSEVIPVDLHIPGCPPAPMAMLQALLALLERVDAAATS
- a CDS encoding helix-turn-helix domain-containing protein, with amino-acid sequence MITANQLRAARALLNIDQRQMAELAGLSVPTIQRMEASDGVVRGNVDSLMKLVAALDGAGIELINPGGASTSGGRGVRLREHVTKPKTSVKTKTKPKPSSPRALERAR
- a CDS encoding spermidine synthase, giving the protein MVAAVRLLGRYQGRNGEIEIVECLESGTRIYFEQGVRQSQATPDGESIFTYVRLMDELLSRAANVLILGCGGGNLATRLTHLGKQLTIVDNNPISFVIAHKFFALPDDLACIVSDFRKFVFADEARYDGIAIDIGGPGFNFDEEFDVETCEAIRARLAPGGRIVMNVTVPNDIDPTADRIAARLAGDTLRVWIIDEQGIEDRNAILACLPERQLNARSALQEVMGTTRERWSIRHGRLR